The following proteins are encoded in a genomic region of Hoeflea phototrophica DFL-43:
- a CDS encoding branched-chain amino acid ABC transporter permease produces the protein MTDIQKSYVLHIAIIAALAASFFVLPDYHVGVLARVMVLAVYAIGYNMLFGYTGLLSLGHALFFSAGMYGFALAVNHGGLPTGLALLLGALAAFLTSLIIGFLALRTKEVAFMIVTLMFAQAGYLTVLYFGAVTRGDEGFVLSTAQRTLAGIDLSGEATRFWAALILFSLCLLGTAALVKSRLGRAMIAVRENEERARMLGYDTHRLKLIAILVSGTLSGIGGAAYALLFGYVGATFATVQYSIFPLLWVLLGGAGTTIGPLIGVLFMFYLIDLSSSVTDAYMLIAGLALVLLCLFAPQGLVGEIRRRGLKWLP, from the coding sequence ATGACCGATATTCAGAAATCCTACGTCCTGCATATTGCGATCATTGCGGCACTTGCAGCGTCCTTTTTTGTGCTTCCAGATTACCATGTGGGCGTCCTGGCACGCGTCATGGTTCTGGCCGTCTACGCTATCGGCTACAACATGCTGTTTGGCTACACCGGGCTGTTGAGCCTCGGCCATGCGCTGTTCTTCTCCGCCGGCATGTACGGTTTTGCGCTTGCGGTAAATCATGGCGGGCTGCCCACCGGGCTGGCGCTGCTGCTCGGAGCCTTGGCGGCCTTTCTCACCTCGCTGATCATCGGCTTCCTGGCGCTGCGCACCAAGGAAGTGGCGTTCATGATTGTCACGCTGATGTTTGCTCAGGCGGGCTATCTCACCGTGCTCTACTTCGGAGCAGTCACACGCGGAGATGAAGGCTTTGTGCTGAGCACGGCGCAACGCACCCTCGCAGGCATCGACCTGTCCGGAGAGGCAACCCGGTTCTGGGCCGCATTGATCCTGTTTTCCCTGTGCCTGCTGGGAACGGCCGCGCTGGTGAAATCCCGCCTCGGCCGCGCCATGATCGCGGTGCGCGAGAATGAAGAGCGCGCCCGGATGCTCGGCTACGACACCCATCGCCTCAAACTGATTGCAATCCTGGTGTCCGGCACCCTGTCGGGCATCGGTGGTGCAGCCTATGCGCTGCTGTTTGGTTATGTCGGGGCAACCTTTGCAACGGTGCAATATTCCATCTTCCCGCTCTTGTGGGTGCTGCTTGGCGGTGCGGGCACAACCATCGGCCCGCTGATCGGAGTGCTGTTCATGTTCTATCTGATCGACCTCTCAAGCTCGGTGACCGACGCCTACATGTTGATTGCCGGTCTGGCGCTTGTGCTCCTGTGCCTGTTTGCGCCGCAAGGCCTGGTCGGGGAAATCCGAAGGAGGGGGCTGAAATGGCTGCCGTAA
- a CDS encoding branched-chain amino acid ABC transporter permease: protein MEFGPHLLLATLEGAVTAAILALTAIGLSIVFGVMRVVNVAHGEFFMLGAVFAWSIASFFGSHPAVGFVAAILLAPLIVGALAAGADRLILQRIDYNPERTIVATIGLLYIIQQATLMTFGPDARPVEPPFNSVIALPWLEHTEAGWQVYWPWGLSVTSYKLFIIFAAVAVLSGIWLLMTRTRFGLIMRATQQDREMAQAFGVPVDRVFAYVFGLGAGLAAVGAVLVVPVQQAHYLMGHDPLLLSFVVVIIGGLGSLPGTVIAAVLIGLTDGIISVFFSPTLAKIIATLAVGMVLVFRPRGLMGK, encoded by the coding sequence ATGGAATTTGGACCCCACTTGCTCCTCGCAACACTCGAAGGGGCGGTCACGGCTGCAATTCTGGCTTTGACCGCCATCGGCCTCAGCATCGTGTTTGGTGTCATGCGCGTCGTGAATGTCGCGCATGGCGAGTTCTTCATGCTCGGCGCGGTGTTTGCCTGGTCCATTGCCTCGTTCTTTGGAAGCCATCCGGCCGTTGGATTTGTGGCGGCAATTCTGCTGGCGCCCCTGATCGTGGGGGCGCTGGCCGCCGGGGCCGACCGGTTGATCCTGCAACGGATCGATTACAATCCCGAACGAACCATCGTCGCCACCATCGGTCTTCTCTACATCATCCAGCAGGCCACACTGATGACCTTCGGCCCGGACGCGCGGCCTGTGGAGCCTCCGTTCAACAGTGTGATCGCCCTGCCCTGGCTGGAACACACAGAGGCCGGCTGGCAGGTGTACTGGCCCTGGGGGCTCAGTGTGACCAGCTACAAGCTTTTCATCATTTTCGCCGCAGTGGCCGTCTTGTCAGGGATCTGGCTGTTGATGACACGCACGCGCTTCGGCCTGATCATGCGCGCAACACAGCAGGACCGCGAGATGGCGCAAGCCTTTGGCGTGCCGGTGGACCGTGTCTTTGCCTATGTTTTCGGCCTGGGTGCCGGTCTTGCGGCCGTTGGCGCGGTGCTGGTCGTGCCGGTGCAGCAGGCGCATTACCTGATGGGGCATGATCCGCTCTTGCTGTCCTTCGTCGTGGTAATCATCGGCGGGTTGGGCAGCCTGCCGGGCACCGTGATCGCTGCCGTGCTGATCGGCCTGACCGACGGCATCATCTCGGTCTTCTTCTCGCCAACACTGGCCAAGATCATCGCCACACTGGCCGTCGGCATGGTGCTGGTGTTCCGGCCCCGCGGACTGATGGGGAAGTGA
- a CDS encoding MarR family winged helix-turn-helix transcriptional regulator has translation MAEALDASLDKPYRLDEQIGFLLRLAGQRHTAIFQDMAPDDLTPTQFATLARLAEFGDCSQNELGRRTAMDVATIKGVVDRLRAKGFVTAAADPDDKRRSTLSLSPDFAPSLPALLKTGHAISEATLAPLTPAERKTLLQLLAKISVA, from the coding sequence TTGGCAGAAGCACTTGATGCATCACTGGACAAACCCTATCGGCTTGATGAGCAGATCGGGTTTCTGTTGCGCCTGGCAGGACAACGCCATACGGCGATCTTTCAGGACATGGCGCCTGATGATCTCACCCCGACACAATTTGCGACGCTGGCGCGGCTGGCGGAATTCGGCGACTGCTCACAAAATGAACTCGGCCGGCGCACGGCCATGGATGTGGCGACAATCAAGGGAGTCGTGGACCGTTTGCGCGCCAAGGGCTTCGTAACGGCTGCCGCTGATCCTGACGACAAGCGGCGCAGCACACTTTCGCTGTCGCCGGATTTTGCACCTTCACTGCCGGCGCTTCTGAAGACAGGCCATGCCATTTCCGAGGCGACGCTTGCACCGCTGACCCCTGCGGAGCGCAAGACGCTTTTGCAGCTGCTCGCCAAAATCAGCGTCGCCTGA
- a CDS encoding ABC transporter ATP-binding protein, translated as MLKIEDIHVSYGKVKVLFGVDLEAKPGEILCLLGRNGAGKTTAMKAIMGLLPLSQGKILLDGREISTLPAHEVPKQRIGYVPQGRRLFAELSVAENIEMGLMACGSGAETREWVLELFPRLRERLAQQASTLSGGEQQMLATARALCLKPKVLLLDEPTEGLQPSMIELIRNVIVQMKREGLAVVLVEQRVDAVLSVADQVAFIEHGRSVETLAADELKEDPDKIHKYLGV; from the coding sequence ATGCTGAAGATTGAAGACATCCATGTGAGCTATGGAAAGGTGAAGGTTCTTTTCGGCGTCGATCTCGAGGCCAAGCCTGGCGAGATCCTCTGCCTGCTCGGCCGCAATGGTGCGGGCAAGACCACGGCCATGAAGGCGATCATGGGGCTGCTGCCCTTGTCTCAGGGGAAGATTTTGCTCGATGGACGCGAGATCAGCACGCTGCCGGCTCATGAAGTCCCCAAACAGCGTATCGGCTACGTGCCTCAGGGGCGCCGCCTGTTTGCTGAGCTTTCCGTCGCCGAAAACATCGAAATGGGATTGATGGCTTGCGGCTCAGGCGCCGAGACGCGCGAATGGGTGCTGGAGCTCTTTCCAAGGCTGCGCGAACGGTTGGCACAGCAGGCCAGCACTTTGTCGGGTGGCGAACAGCAGATGCTCGCCACCGCGCGCGCGCTGTGCCTCAAACCCAAGGTGCTGTTGCTTGATGAGCCGACAGAGGGGCTGCAGCCTTCCATGATCGAATTGATCCGCAACGTGATTGTTCAGATGAAACGCGAGGGCCTTGCCGTCGTGCTGGTCGAACAGCGTGTGGATGCGGTGCTTTCAGTCGCCGATCAGGTGGCCTTCATCGAGCATGGACGCAGCGTGGAAACGCTTGCGGCGGATGAGCTCAAGGAAGATCCCGACAAGATCCACAAATATCTCGGCGTGTGA
- a CDS encoding TRAP transporter small permease produces MSRILKILRTSSEAFAAALMAAMFATFILQVAIRYTARMPWVSEHLPWLEPSNFGWTLEFCLATWVWLIFWGNAFVVQNRDHVTFDVLYVAAPPHIRRVFAIITGLAIAVAVFVSIFPTWDRFVILRLKRTATLGELFGDWVRMRDIYIIYIIFLVSISARYFWQVWRAYRYGVEEPDLVDTPRSKS; encoded by the coding sequence TTGTCCCGCATTCTCAAGATACTGCGCACCTCGTCCGAGGCATTTGCCGCGGCATTGATGGCGGCCATGTTCGCGACCTTCATCCTGCAGGTTGCCATACGCTACACGGCCCGCATGCCCTGGGTGTCGGAGCACTTGCCCTGGCTGGAGCCATCCAATTTCGGATGGACCCTTGAATTCTGCCTCGCGACCTGGGTCTGGCTGATTTTCTGGGGCAACGCCTTTGTGGTGCAGAACCGTGACCATGTGACATTCGATGTTCTCTATGTCGCCGCCCCACCACACATCAGACGTGTGTTCGCCATCATCACGGGCCTGGCCATCGCCGTTGCCGTCTTTGTCTCGATTTTTCCGACTTGGGACCGTTTCGTGATCTTGCGGCTGAAACGAACAGCCACCCTTGGTGAACTGTTTGGCGATTGGGTCCGGATGCGGGACATCTACATCATCTACATCATTTTCCTCGTCTCCATCAGCGCCCGCTATTTCTGGCAGGTCTGGCGCGCTTACCGTTACGGAGTCGAGGAACCGGACCTTGTCGATACCCCGCGGTCAAAATCATGA
- a CDS encoding ABC transporter ATP-binding protein has product MAAVTILETKGLTKVFGGIHANTDIDFQLPEGQVMALIGPNGAGKSTFVGMLCGRIPATAGQVIFKGEDISALPAHKRIAMGIAYTFQITSVFANLPARENVALAARRKHRLDEAGILAKVDAVLARIGLADRADQIAGDLSYGHQRLLEIAMGLVQEPELFILDEPTQGLADSEITEFVDLINGLKGSTTILLIEHNMDVVMRTAQAITVLNFGEILASGSPSEIKANAEVQAAYLGTVHAED; this is encoded by the coding sequence ATGGCTGCCGTAACCATCCTCGAAACCAAGGGACTCACCAAGGTCTTCGGTGGCATACATGCCAATACCGATATCGATTTCCAGCTTCCCGAAGGCCAGGTCATGGCTCTTATCGGCCCCAACGGAGCCGGCAAGTCCACATTCGTCGGCATGCTGTGCGGACGCATTCCGGCAACTGCCGGTCAGGTCATCTTCAAGGGAGAGGACATCAGCGCCTTGCCGGCCCACAAGCGCATTGCCATGGGCATCGCCTACACCTTTCAGATCACCTCAGTTTTTGCCAACCTTCCAGCCCGCGAAAACGTGGCGCTGGCAGCACGGCGCAAGCACAGGCTCGACGAGGCCGGTATTCTTGCAAAGGTCGATGCGGTGCTTGCCCGAATCGGCCTCGCCGACCGGGCCGATCAGATTGCCGGTGATCTCAGCTACGGCCACCAGCGGCTTCTGGAAATCGCCATGGGCCTGGTTCAGGAGCCGGAACTGTTCATCCTCGATGAACCGACACAGGGACTGGCGGATTCGGAAATCACCGAGTTCGTCGATCTGATCAACGGCTTGAAGGGGAGCACCACGATTCTTCTCATTGAGCACAACATGGACGTGGTCATGCGAACGGCACAAGCCATCACCGTGTTGAACTTCGGCGAGATTCTGGCCAGCGGCTCTCCGAGCGAGATCAAAGCCAATGCCGAGGTTCAGGCCGCGTATCTGGGGACCGTTCATGCTGAAGATTGA
- a CDS encoding TRAP transporter large permease produces the protein MSFEFLLCLTILMGLAAIGTPIAYAILVASFAYLAASGQSIGISGKILMDGLYQSFILLAVPLFIVAANIMNAGTVSDRLLQFCIALVGRFRGGLGHVNILSSLVFSGMSGSAIADAAGIGKLIIEMMVKSGHYTRGYAAAITAASATIGPIIPPSIPMVLYALVSNTSIGFLFLAGIVPGLLMGGVLMVMNAWVSHKRGFAKNEPVPLREFPRLTLNAGPALLMPAILLYGIYGGVTTPTEAAAVAALYALILAAVFYRSLSLAHFYDILVASARSSAAVGLIIGGALILNYIVASENIPDVVAQALVGIDMHPLVFLLSVNVLLLVLGCFLDASTIILVILPLFIPACRELGIDLVHFGVVAIVNCMIGLITPPYGILLFVINAVTRIPLTEIIREIWLFLGVLIAALLALVLFPDLTLMLPRAFGYGS, from the coding sequence ATGAGTTTCGAGTTCCTTTTATGCCTGACCATCCTGATGGGGCTTGCCGCGATCGGGACGCCGATTGCCTATGCGATCCTTGTCGCCTCCTTTGCCTATCTGGCAGCCTCCGGGCAAAGCATCGGGATCAGCGGCAAGATCCTCATGGACGGGCTTTATCAGAGCTTCATCCTGCTCGCCGTGCCGCTTTTCATCGTGGCCGCCAACATCATGAATGCCGGCACTGTGTCAGACCGTCTGCTGCAGTTCTGCATCGCCCTTGTCGGCCGCTTTCGCGGAGGGCTGGGCCACGTCAACATACTGTCTTCGCTGGTGTTCTCGGGCATGTCCGGCTCGGCCATCGCAGATGCGGCAGGCATCGGCAAACTGATCATCGAGATGATGGTGAAATCCGGCCACTACACCCGTGGCTATGCGGCTGCGATCACCGCAGCATCGGCCACGATCGGACCGATCATTCCACCCTCGATCCCGATGGTGCTCTACGCATTGGTGTCCAACACCTCGATCGGATTTCTGTTCCTGGCGGGGATCGTGCCGGGGCTGCTGATGGGTGGCGTGTTGATGGTCATGAACGCCTGGGTCTCGCACAAGCGGGGATTTGCAAAGAATGAGCCGGTCCCGTTGCGCGAGTTCCCGCGGCTGACCCTGAACGCCGGCCCCGCACTTCTGATGCCCGCCATTCTGCTCTATGGAATTTATGGCGGTGTTACGACCCCGACCGAGGCGGCAGCCGTCGCGGCTCTCTACGCGCTCATCCTGGCTGCGGTCTTTTACCGGTCCCTCTCGCTCGCCCATTTCTACGACATCCTCGTCGCCAGCGCCCGATCCTCAGCAGCCGTCGGCCTGATCATCGGTGGAGCGCTGATCCTGAACTATATAGTAGCCTCGGAGAACATCCCCGATGTCGTGGCACAAGCACTGGTTGGCATCGATATGCATCCGCTGGTGTTTCTGCTCAGTGTCAATGTGCTGCTGCTGGTTCTGGGCTGTTTCCTCGATGCTTCGACCATCATCCTGGTGATCCTGCCGCTTTTCATTCCGGCATGCCGGGAACTGGGGATCGACCTTGTGCATTTCGGGGTCGTCGCGATCGTCAACTGCATGATCGGATTGATCACGCCGCCCTACGGAATCCTGCTGTTCGTCATCAATGCTGTCACGCGTATTCCGCTGACCGAAATCATCCGCGAGATTTGGCTTTTCCTGGGTGTCCTGATTGCTGCCCTTCTGGCCCTGGTTCTGTTTCCCGACCTGACTCTGATGCTCCCGCGTGCCTTCGGGTACGGCAGTTGA
- a CDS encoding amidohydrolase family protein, whose amino-acid sequence MSDPKQKLVIRNIGLLLTGKIEAPIADGDCVVAIDGRVAAFGYEKDLDTEDATTLVDAKGVTLAPGLIDSHVHPVVGDYTPRQQQLHWIDSTLHGGVTTMISAGEVHMPGRPKDIVGLKAMAIAAQRWYENFRPSGVKVLAGAPVIEHGMEEHDFKELADAGVKFLGEVGLGTVKDGKTAHQMVNWARKYGIQSTIHTGGPSIPGSGLIDADMVLETGTDVVGHINGGHSALPDDQIVCLCENCSKGLEIVHNGNERAALLTLNTARELGKLDQLILGTDGPAGSGVQPLGILRMVAMLSSLGNVDAATAFCFANGNTSRQRELDVGLLEVGYSADFVLMDQAQHAPGKTMLESVQLGNLPGVGMTIIDGKICSLRSRNTPPATRLPEVVSGP is encoded by the coding sequence ATGTCTGACCCGAAACAAAAACTGGTTATCAGGAACATTGGCCTGCTGCTCACCGGAAAGATCGAGGCGCCAATTGCTGATGGCGATTGCGTGGTTGCGATTGACGGGCGTGTGGCAGCGTTTGGCTATGAAAAGGATCTCGACACCGAAGATGCCACAACCCTGGTCGATGCCAAGGGGGTGACCCTGGCGCCGGGATTGATCGACAGCCATGTCCATCCTGTGGTGGGTGACTATACCCCACGGCAGCAGCAACTGCACTGGATCGATTCGACATTGCATGGCGGCGTCACCACCATGATATCTGCCGGCGAGGTGCATATGCCTGGCCGCCCCAAGGACATTGTCGGCCTCAAGGCCATGGCGATTGCCGCACAGCGCTGGTACGAGAATTTCCGCCCCTCCGGCGTCAAGGTTCTCGCCGGTGCACCGGTGATCGAGCACGGCATGGAAGAACATGATTTCAAGGAGCTGGCCGATGCCGGGGTGAAATTCCTCGGCGAGGTCGGACTGGGCACGGTCAAGGACGGCAAGACCGCCCACCAGATGGTCAACTGGGCCCGCAAATACGGCATCCAGTCGACGATCCACACCGGCGGCCCCTCGATACCGGGCTCGGGCCTGATCGATGCGGACATGGTGCTGGAAACCGGGACCGATGTGGTAGGTCACATCAACGGGGGGCACTCGGCTCTGCCGGACGATCAGATCGTCTGCCTGTGCGAGAACTGCAGCAAGGGCCTCGAGATCGTCCACAATGGCAATGAGCGCGCCGCTCTGCTGACGCTCAACACCGCGCGTGAACTCGGCAAGCTAGACCAGCTTATTCTGGGCACCGACGGCCCGGCGGGGTCCGGAGTGCAGCCGCTTGGTATCCTCAGGATGGTGGCCATGCTCTCGAGCCTCGGCAATGTCGATGCAGCGACCGCCTTCTGCTTCGCCAATGGCAACACGTCCCGGCAGCGTGAGCTGGATGTGGGGCTGCTTGAGGTTGGCTACTCCGCAGATTTCGTGCTGATGGATCAGGCTCAGCATGCGCCGGGCAAGACCATGCTGGAATCGGTCCAGCTGGGCAATCTGCCCGGTGTCGGCATGACCATTATCGACGGCAAAATCTGCTCGCTGAGGAGCCGCAACACGCCGCCCGCCACGCGATTGCCCGAAGTGGTCAGCGGGCCCTGA
- a CDS encoding ferredoxin--NADP reductase, whose translation MNQIVRPTSNAGSYEIPAGVFAETVTSVQHYTDRLFKIRITRPASFRFRSGEFVMIGLPNAEKPVFRAYSIASPSWDEEIEFYSIKVPGGPLTEHLQKIVPGDTLLMRKKPTGTLVLDALVPGKRLYMFSTGTGIAPFASLVRDPETYDKFEEVILTHTCRDADELQYGMDLVRECREDPLVGEFAGDRLKHYATCTRETYPFMGRITDLMASGKLFTDLGLPPLSPETDRGMICGSMEMLKDTRAALEGFGLEEGANNRPSTFVVERAFVG comes from the coding sequence ATGAACCAAATTGTCCGTCCCACCTCCAATGCAGGCAGCTACGAGATTCCCGCTGGCGTGTTTGCCGAAACCGTCACCTCTGTCCAGCATTACACCGACAGGCTGTTCAAGATCCGCATTACCCGGCCGGCCAGTTTCAGGTTCCGCTCCGGCGAGTTTGTGATGATTGGTCTGCCAAATGCGGAGAAGCCGGTGTTTCGGGCCTACTCCATTGCCAGCCCGTCCTGGGATGAGGAAATCGAGTTCTATTCGATCAAGGTCCCGGGTGGTCCGTTGACCGAACACCTGCAAAAAATCGTGCCCGGTGACACGCTGCTGATGCGCAAGAAGCCGACCGGCACTCTGGTGCTGGATGCGCTGGTGCCCGGCAAACGTTTGTACATGTTTTCCACCGGGACAGGGATCGCGCCCTTTGCGTCGCTTGTCCGTGACCCCGAGACCTATGACAAGTTCGAGGAAGTGATCCTGACCCACACCTGCCGCGATGCGGACGAGCTGCAATACGGCATGGATCTGGTTCGCGAATGCCGCGAAGATCCGTTGGTGGGGGAATTCGCAGGCGACCGCCTGAAGCATTACGCCACCTGCACCCGCGAGACCTATCCCTTCATGGGCCGGATAACCGACCTGATGGCGTCCGGAAAGCTGTTTACGGATCTGGGTCTGCCACCGCTCTCGCCGGAAACCGACCGCGGCATGATCTGCGGCTCGATGGAGATGCTGAAGGACACACGGGCGGCGCTGGAAGGGTTCGGCCTTGAGGAAGGTGCCAACAACCGCCCCTCAACCTTTGTCGTCGAACGGGCTTTTGTCGGCTGA
- the dctP gene encoding TRAP transporter substrate-binding protein DctP: MTKQFTRRIMLASTGMLALLAASMPLNSATAQDKPVIRMSTPASDTDQRSVALATVFGPAISEFATYQPHYNASLVPQGSELESIATGDLEMSITSAQELANFLPEFSIFATGYVHQSAEHQVKVFNDPLMDPFKQKVEDELGIKLLAVMYLGKRHVNLRFPQAEKNVMKPADLAGVNLRMPGSDAWQFLGRALGANPTPMAFTEIYTALQTGSVDGQDNPLPTVVDAKFYEVTKQISLTAHLVDLNYIAFSKSVWDGLDAEQQAVVQKAAEEAAESGRQAQLKKEEDLVSFLKEQGLDVYEPDLTAFRTHVQAQYVGSDFTKSWPEGVLDKINALGN; this comes from the coding sequence ATGACGAAACAATTCACGCGCCGGATCATGCTGGCATCGACGGGCATGCTGGCATTGCTTGCCGCATCCATGCCGCTCAATTCCGCAACGGCTCAGGACAAGCCGGTTATCCGCATGTCCACCCCTGCTTCCGACACCGATCAGCGTTCGGTGGCGCTTGCGACGGTGTTTGGTCCGGCGATCAGCGAGTTCGCCACATACCAACCCCACTACAATGCATCCCTGGTTCCGCAGGGATCGGAGCTTGAATCCATTGCCACCGGCGATCTCGAAATGTCGATCACTTCGGCACAGGAACTTGCCAATTTTCTGCCTGAATTCTCCATCTTTGCCACAGGCTACGTTCACCAGAGCGCGGAGCATCAGGTCAAGGTGTTCAATGACCCCTTGATGGATCCGTTCAAGCAAAAGGTGGAAGATGAGCTGGGCATTAAGCTGCTCGCCGTCATGTATCTGGGCAAACGCCATGTGAACCTGCGCTTTCCGCAGGCTGAGAAGAATGTGATGAAGCCGGCTGACCTGGCGGGCGTCAATCTGCGCATGCCGGGAAGCGATGCCTGGCAGTTTCTCGGACGCGCGCTCGGCGCCAACCCAACGCCGATGGCCTTCACCGAGATCTACACCGCACTGCAGACCGGCTCGGTCGACGGACAGGACAATCCACTGCCAACAGTCGTGGACGCAAAATTCTACGAAGTGACCAAGCAGATCAGCCTCACCGCACATCTGGTGGATCTCAACTACATCGCCTTTTCGAAGTCGGTATGGGACGGATTGGATGCCGAACAGCAGGCAGTTGTTCAGAAGGCCGCAGAAGAGGCAGCCGAATCCGGTCGCCAGGCACAGCTGAAGAAAGAGGAAGACCTGGTCTCGTTCCTGAAGGAACAGGGTCTCGATGTCTATGAGCCGGATCTGACGGCGTTCCGGACTCACGTGCAGGCGCAGTATGTCGGCTCCGATTTCACAAAGTCCTGGCCCGAGGGCGTTCTCGATAAGATCAACGCTCTGGGCAACTAA
- a CDS encoding GntR family transcriptional regulator, which yields MSDHIKSRQRAQRTSAPSSGENSLKQVAYQRIEDLLNWGKVRPGQVISQRELVDMTEVTLSAVREAIPRFEAEGLLQTLPQRGLMVPSLDVVFIREAYQMRRIIELATVPDLLGQLDRAIIEDWIQWHLDARDRLVSDGNSDLTDFLRDFQLYDWDMHASMVNAMGNSLISNVYRVTAIKIRMSAQSRVRVTRENATRVIKEHLEFLEPLREGHTEAATKALSHHIDQSLTLALGGVLKG from the coding sequence ATGTCCGATCACATCAAAAGCCGTCAACGAGCGCAGAGGACATCCGCCCCAAGCAGCGGCGAAAACTCGCTCAAGCAGGTGGCCTACCAGCGCATCGAGGATCTGTTGAATTGGGGGAAGGTCCGCCCCGGTCAAGTCATCTCCCAAAGAGAGCTGGTGGACATGACAGAGGTCACATTGAGTGCGGTACGCGAAGCCATTCCCAGGTTTGAAGCCGAAGGCCTTCTGCAAACCCTGCCGCAGAGGGGGTTGATGGTTCCAAGCCTTGATGTGGTCTTCATTCGCGAAGCCTATCAGATGCGCCGCATCATCGAGCTCGCCACAGTGCCGGACCTGCTTGGCCAGCTCGATCGCGCGATCATTGAGGACTGGATCCAGTGGCATCTGGATGCGCGTGACAGGCTTGTCAGCGATGGCAATTCCGACCTGACGGACTTTCTGCGCGACTTCCAGCTCTATGATTGGGACATGCACGCAAGCATGGTCAATGCGATGGGCAACAGCCTGATTTCCAATGTTTACCGTGTGACCGCCATCAAGATTCGCATGTCGGCCCAATCACGGGTCCGTGTCACGCGGGAGAACGCGACCCGGGTCATCAAGGAGCACCTCGAGTTCCTGGAACCCTTGCGGGAAGGCCACACCGAGGCTGCCACCAAGGCGCTGTCGCACCATATTGACCAGTCGCTCACCCTCGCTTTGGGCGGTGTTTTGAAGGGGTAA